A single genomic interval of Malania oleifera isolate guangnan ecotype guangnan chromosome 13, ASM2987363v1, whole genome shotgun sequence harbors:
- the LOC131146727 gene encoding small ribosomal subunit protein RACK1, with translation MATETLILRGTMRAHCDMVTAIATPIDNTDMIVTASRDKSIILWHLTKDSGTYGVPRRRLTGHSHFVQDVVLSSDGQFALSGSWDGELRLWDLAAGVSARRFVGHEKDVLSVAFSIDNRQIVSASRDRTIKLWNTLGECKYTIHNEEAHTDWVSCVRFSPNTLQPTIVSASWDRTVKVWNLTNCKLRNTLVGHGGYVNTVAVSPDGSLCASGGKDGVILLWDLAEGKKLYSLDAGAIIHALCFSPNRYWLCAATESSIKIWDLESKCIVEDLRIDLKAEAEKSDDTTKTTSTKNKVIYCTSLNWSADGSTLFSGYTDGVIRVWGIGRY, from the exons ATGGCCACCGAGACTCTCATCCTCCGCGGAACCATGAGGGCTCACTGCGACATGGTCACCGCCATCGCCACCCCAATTGACAACACCGATATGATCGTCACCGCCTCCCGCGATAAATCTATCATTCTCTGGCACCTCACCAAGGACAGCGGCACCTACGGCGTCCCACGCCGCCGTCTCACCGGCCATTCCCACTTCGTCCAGGACGTCGTCCTCTCCTCCGACGGCCAGTTTGCTCTCTCTGGCTCCTGGGATGGCGAACTCCGTCTCTGGGATCTCGCCGCCGGCGTCTCCGCCCGCCGATTTGTCGGCCACGAGAAGGACGTCCTCTCCGTCGCATTCTCGATCGACAACCGGCAGATCGTTTCCGCCTCCCGCGATCGCACGATTAAGCTCTGGAACACTCTGGGCGAGTGCAAGTACACTATTCACAACGAAGAAGCCCACACCGATTGGGTCAGCTGCGTCCGCTTCAGCCCCAACACTCTGCAGCCCACCATTGTTTCAGCTTCGTGGGATCGGACCGTTAAGGTCTGGAACTTGACGAACTGCAAGCTGCGGAACACGCTGGTGGGACACGGTGGCTACGTGAACACGGTGGCCGTGTCGCCTGATGGATCGCTTTGCGCCAGTGGTGGCAAAGATGGAGTTATCTTGCTTTGGGATTTGGCTGAGGGAAAGAAATTGTACTCGCTTGATGCCGGTGCAATTATTCACGCGCTTTGCTTCAGTCCAAATAGGTATTGGCTTTGTGCGGCAACTGAGAGCAGTATCAAGATTTGGGATTTGGAGAGCAAATGCATCGTGGAGGATTTGCGGATTGATCTTAAGGCCGAGGCTGAGAAGAGTGACGATACCACCAAAACTACCTCTACAAAAAATAAG GTTATATACTGCACGAGCTTGAACTGGAGTGCTGATGGAAGCACACTGTTTAGTGGTTATACTGATGGTGTAATCAGAGTTTGGGGTATTGGTCGTTACTGA